A DNA window from Helianthus annuus cultivar XRQ/B chromosome 15, HanXRQr2.0-SUNRISE, whole genome shotgun sequence contains the following coding sequences:
- the LOC110869403 gene encoding uncharacterized protein LOC110869403 — translation MALKFPLYGNNFSRLPSGLSQIPCLKCLDLSECTSLVELPDLPSSIAILRADGCDSLEIVRDLSYYKWLWKVSLWRRANKRVLLSMLEGNAAEDRFMSVVNPVIEPSSRIFTRLVTLQLPSNWYSDFSGLLLFLRVDNGGGWSYDIDIKQETSTYDYSEESDEDWGQCMYERVGYVPFNSLRHISWLNPTYTKNISFQTDKGGLNVELVRSKNKIVDLNENPIDYSEECWDEEEEDRKTFEIMYDSHSSNIRISWHH, via the exons ATGGCATTGAAGTTTCCA CTATATGGAAACAACTTTTCAAGACTACCTTCCGGCCTCTCTCAAATCCCGTGTCTCAAGTGCCTCGATTTGTCGGAGTGCACAAGCCTTGTAGAATTGCCGGACCTCCCATCAAGCATAGCTATTCTCAGAGCAGATGGTTGTGACTCACTTGAAATTGTAAGAGATTTATCATACTATAAATGGTTGTGGAAAGTCTCACTTTGGAGGAGAGCGAATAAGAGGGTACTACTTTCTATGCTTGAG GGAAATGCAGCTGAAGATCGCTTTATGAGTGTCGTAAATCCCGTTATTGAACCATCGTCACGTATTTTTACGAGATTAGTTACATTGCAACTTCCAAGCAACTGGTACAGTGACTTTAGTGGACTTTTATTATTCTTACGTGTTGATAATGGTGGTGGGTGGAGTTATGACATAGATATTAAGCAGGAGACGTCAACATATGATTACTCTGAAGAGTCAGATGAAGATTGGGGACAATGTATGTATGAAAGGGTGGGTTATGTACCCTTTAATTCATTGCGGCACATCTCATGGTTGAATCCTACATACACTAAAAATATTTCATTTCAGACTGATAAGGGTGGTCTTAATGTGGAACTTGTTCgtagtaaaaataaaatagttgATTTAAACGAAAACCCAATCGATTACTCAGAAGAATGTTgggatgaagaagaggaagatAGAAAGACATTTGAAATCATGTATGATTCACATTCCTCTAATATTCGGATTTCATGGCATCATTAA